The nucleotide window GGCGCTGGTGTAGACCACCGGAAAGTCGAGCTGTTCGTCGGAAGCTTCCAGTTCGCAGAACAGGTCGAAGACCATGTTGAGCACTTCGTCCGGCCGCGAGCCGGGACGGTCGATCTTGTTGATCACCACGATCGGCTTGAGCCCCAGGTCGAGGGACTTTTTCAGCACGAAGCGGGTCTGGGGCATGGGACCGTCCAGGGCGTCCACCAGCAGCAGCACCGAGTCGACCATCTTCAGGACGCGCTCCACCTCGCCGCCGAAATCGGCGTGGCCGGGAGTGTCGACGATGTTGATCTTGTACTGGCCGTGGTGAATCGAAAGATTCTTGGCCAGGATGGTGATGCCGCGTTCCTTTTCCAGATCGTTTGAGTCCATCACGCGCTCGGTGATGTTCTCGTTCTCCCGATAAACGCCCGCATGTTTCAACATGGCATCCACCAGAGTGGTCTTGCCGTGATCGACGTGGGCGATGATGGCGATATTACGGATTCTCTCCTGCATGTGACAAGGCTCCTCGATTTCTCTCAAAATAAAAAGACGGGCAGAAGCCCGTCCGGAAGTATCTGTACTATGGCATCTTTTATCCAATAAGACAAGAGAATAACGTGTTACGCCCACGCGACCAGCCGCTCGGAACACTTCTTCGATATCATGGGGCGGTAACCGGGCATTCAGCCTCCTGAAGCACGGTGCTTGCCCCGGTCCCTTGGGCACCACCGGAAAAACGGGCTATACTTGTAGCAACGGTTCGCCGCCAGGAGGCTGCCATGACCGTTCTATCGGGCGAAGCACGCAAATCGATCGATTGCCGGCTCTATCCCAGCGAGAACAACTGCTCCCTCAAGATTTCCGGCACCGAACAGGAGGTGCTGGAGGCCGCCGCGTACCATGCCGTGTCAGTACATAGCCATCAGGACACGCCCCAGCTTCGCCAGCAGATCCGGGAACTGCTGCAGGACGAGCATGAGTGATCGGAATCGGCAGCGACTGCGGACAACCGGGTGATGGTGCGCATGCGCAGAGAGAATACCGCCGCTCCCCTGATTCCCGGGCGGTGCACGCTGCCCGAGCTGAAACGGGCGGCAGCCGCATGCCGCGCCTGTCCGCTCTGGGAACGGGGCATCCAGACCGTCTTCGGCGAAGGAAGTCTCGATTCGCGGCTGATCCTGGTGGGGGAGCAGCCGGGGGATTACGAGGACCGTCAGGGGCTGCCGTTCGTCGGCCCGGCCGGACGGGTACTGGACCAAGCGCTGGCACAGGCCGGCATCGACCGCTCCGCGGCCTATGTCACCAACGTGGTCAAGCACTTCAAGTGGGTCTCACAGGGCAGGCGGCGCCTGCACACCAAGCCGAACGCACGGGAGATCGGCGCCTGTATGCCGTGGCTGGACGCCGAGATCGAACTGATCCGCCCGCGGGTGCTGGTGGCTCTGGGCAGTACCGCTGCTCAGGCGCTGTTCGGCAAACAGGTGCTGGTGACCCGGGACCACGGGCGCCCGTTGCCCAGCGACCGCGCCCCCTATGCCATCGCGACCAGCCATCCCTCGGCCATTCTCCGGACCGAAACTGACGAACAGCGGCAGCAGGCCATGGAGGGCCTGGTGGAGGATCTGCGGATAGTGGCGGATCTTGTGCGAAAGCCATGATGCACGACATCTTACAGGGATGTTCCAGATCAGCCACCAGTGGCACCCCCAGGCGGGCCGCCGCCTCCCGGTGGCACAGTTGCGCGTTCGGGCCGTGCTGACGGACCAGCAGGAAACCCGGTCGATCGCCGGCAAAGGCGCCGCTATTCTTCAACCGCTCGATCACGGCGGGGTCGTCGCTCAGGGCAAACAAGCCCTGGCTGTACCGGGTTACCAGCGGCAGCGGATCGCCATTCAGCCCCCATTCCACTCCCTGGCCGGGGATTGCGCCGCGCCTGCGGCTGACAATGCGGCACAGGCTGCGGTAACCGCCGGCATCCGCAGCCAGCAGCACTAACCGTCCGGATCTGCTTCCCGGACTGCGGCCATCGAAGCCGGGGCGCGGTTCCAGGTCGGTCAGGGCCAGGGCAGGTATCCCAGCACCGCCGCCCGATCGACCAGCTCATCGACCGAGGCGGTTCTCAACCCGAGCAAGTAGTCGCTTTTGACGTGCAGAGGGATGAACATGATCCTTGCGCCACCGCTTCCGAAACCTTCTGCGGAGCATGCCCCGCTTCAGGAGTTCTCAAAGCATGTCATACATTTATTCAAGCCCATTTACCGGTGAAGTCAATATGTGTGTAGAGATGGTATTCGCCTGATTTTAAGAGGTGGCCATACCGCCCTTGAGGATTAAAGATGAAGTTGCTCAGACAACATCTTTCCATCAAGGAGGAACGGTATGACCATCATCCCTACGAACTGTTCTTGCAGCTCGAGGAAATTGAGCACCGGACTACCAAGGTCAGAAGGCCCCAGAGCAGCGGTTTCGTGGAGCGACTGCACAAAACCCTGCTGGATGAACACTTCCACGTTATGGGACGCACCACGTGGTACGAGTGAATTGATGAGATGCAGGCCGACTTGGAAGACTACTTCAGGCACTACAACTACGACCGGTCTCATCAAGCAGGAACATGAAGGTAGGACGCTTTACGTGGCTTTCATAGGGGCTTGCCAAAGGACGCTGAACTGAAGACTTGAAACTGGCAGCATAAATCCCGATCCCATTCAAGGACGACTGTCAGGTGATTACTATCTGTACACCAGAAGCATAAATTCCGTGAAAGAGCCTTAATCACTTTATACATACAGTGGTATCATCAACTATAGCCCCTGATTTTTTTAGCTCTTCACATGTATAAGACAAATCCATTATCTCATATTGTCGTGTTGAGACATTAAAGCCCCTTCCAGTTTTGAATACAGCATTGCTTATGTTGGCATTCCTAAAATCAGCACCATTTAAATTTGAATTTTTGAAATTTGTATGATCCAGTTCCGATTTTTTAAATACTACACCATTTAATGTCGAATCAGTAAAGTCTACATAATTTAGTTTTGCATACGACATATTTAC belongs to Geobacter sp. SVR and includes:
- a CDS encoding UdgX family uracil-DNA binding protein (This protein belongs to the uracil DNA glycosylase superfamily, members of which act in excision repair of DNA. However, it belongs more specifically to UdgX branch, whose founding member was found to bind uracil in DNA (where it does not belong), without cleaving it, appears to promote DNA repair by a pathway involving RecA, rather than base excision.), whose translation is MRRENTAAPLIPGRCTLPELKRAAAACRACPLWERGIQTVFGEGSLDSRLILVGEQPGDYEDRQGLPFVGPAGRVLDQALAQAGIDRSAAYVTNVVKHFKWVSQGRRRLHTKPNAREIGACMPWLDAEIELIRPRVLVALGSTAAQALFGKQVLVTRDHGRPLPSDRAPYAIATSHPSAILRTETDEQRQQAMEGLVEDLRIVADLVRKP
- a CDS encoding DUF1059 domain-containing protein — protein: MTVLSGEARKSIDCRLYPSENNCSLKISGTEQEVLEAAAYHAVSVHSHQDTPQLRQQIRELLQDEHE